A genomic segment from Malus domestica chromosome 05, GDT2T_hap1 encodes:
- the LOC103432738 gene encoding cellulose synthase A catalytic subunit 2 [UDP-forming]-like has translation MDTKGRLIAGSHNRNEFVLINADEVSRVTSVKELSGQICQICGDEIEITVDGEPFVACNECAFPVCRSCYEYERREGNQACPQCKTRYKRIKGSPRVEGDEEEDDIDDLENEFDIASNERRDPHSIAEAVLAARLNIGRGSHVNGSGISTPAEFDSASVASEIPLLTYGQEDVGIASDKHALIVPPFMSRGKRVHPMPSSDSSMSFPPRPMDPKKDLAVYGYGTVAWKERMEDWKKKQNEKLQVVKHQGGNNGGDNNGEPDDPDLPKMDEGRQPLSRKLPISSSKINPYRMVILLRLTVLGLFFHYRILHPVNNAYGLWLTSIICEIWFAMSWILDQFPKWYPIERETYLDRLSLRYEKEGKPSELPDLDVFVSTVDPMKEPPLITANTVLSILAVDYPVDKVACYVSDDGAAMLTFEALSETSEFARKWVPFCKKYSIEPRAPEWYFAQKVDYLRDKVDPTFVRERRAIKREYEEFKVRINLLVATAQKVPEEGWTMQDGTPWPGNNVRDHPGMIQVFLGQNGVRDVEGNELPRLVYVSREKRPGFDHHKKAGAMNSLVRVSAIISNAPYILNVDCDHYINNSKALREAMCFMMDPQSGKKICYVQFPQRFDGIDLHDRYSNRNVVFFDINMKGLDGIQGPIYVGTGCVFRRQALYGFDAPTKKKPPGKTCNCWPKWCCMCCGSRKKNKKSKSNDKKKKTKDTSKQIHALENIQEGIEGIDNEKASLIPQIKFEKKFGQSPVFIASTLMEDGGVPKGTSSASLLKEAIHVISCGYEDKSEWGKEVGWIYGSVTEDILTGFKMHCHGWRSVYCMPKRPAFKGSAPINLSDRLHQVLRWALGSVEILLSRHCPIWYGYGCGLKWLERFSYINSVVYPLTSIPLLAYCSLPAVCLLTGKFIVPEISNYASILFMALFLSIAATSILEMQWGHVGIHDWWRNEQFWVIGGASSHFFALIQGLLKVLGGVNTNFTVTSKAADDGEFSDLYLFKWTSLLIPPMTLLIINIIGVVVGISDAINNGYETWGPLFGRLFFAIWVIVHLYPFLKGLVGRQERLPTIIVVWSILLASIFSLLWVRINPFVNKGGIVLEVCGLDCN, from the exons ATGGATACCAAAGGAAGACTTATTGCAGGTTCTCACAATAGGAATGAGTTTGTTCTCATCAATGCTGATGAGGTTTCAAGA GTAACATCTGTTAAAGAACTGAGTGGGCAGATTTGCCAGATCTGTGGAGATGAGATTGAGATTACAGTGGATGGGGAGCCATTTGTTGCTTGCAATGAATGTGCATTCCCCGTTTGTAGATCTTGCTACGAGTACGAAAGACGCGAGGGCAATCAAGCTTGCCCCCAATGCAAAACCCGATACAAGCGCATCAAAG GGAGTCCAAGAGTTGAAGGCGACGAAGAAGAGGATGACATTGATGATTTGGAGAATGAGTTTGATATTGCAAGCAATGAGAGGAGAGATCCTCACAGCATTGCTGAGGCAGTGCTGGCTGCTCGCCTTAACATTGGACGGGGTTCCCACGTCAATGGTTCAGGGATTAGCACACCAGCTGAATTCGACTCTGCCTCCGTTGCTTCCGAGATCCCTCTGCTGACGTATGGCCAAGAG gaTGTTGGAATTGCCTCTGATAAGCATGCTCTTATTGTTCCTCCATTTATGAGTCGCGGAAAACGAGTTCATCCAATGCCATCTTCTGATTCCTCTATGTCCT TTCCACCGAGGCCCATGGATCCTAAGAAAGACTTAGCTGTGTATGGTTATGGAACTGTTGCATGGAAGGAGAGAATGGAGGActggaagaagaagcaaaatGAAAAACTTCAGGTGGTGAAGCACCAAGGAGGAAATAATGGTGGAGATAATAACGGAGAGCCGGATGATCCTGATTTACCAAA GATGGATGAAGGCAGGCAGCCGCTTTCGAGGAAGTTGCCTATTTCTTCGAGCAAGATAAATCCTTATAGGATGGTAATCTTACTCCGTCTTACAGTTCTTGGCCTCTTTTTTCACTATAGAATTCTCCACCCGGTCAACAATGCCTATGGACTCTGGTTAACTTCTATAATATGTGAGATTTGGTTTGCCATGTCATGGATATTGGATCAGTTTCCTAAGTGGTATCCAATTGAGAGAGAAACATACCTTGATCGATTATCACTGAG GTATGAGAAAGAAGGGAAGCCATCTGAGTTGCCTGATCTAGATGTGTTTGTTAGTACTGTTGATCCTATGAAGGAGCCTCCACTTATCACAGCAAACACGGTTCTGTCCATCCTTGCCGTAGATTATCCGGTTGACAAAGTTGCATGTTACGTATCAGATGATGGTGCTGCAATGCTTACGTTTGAAGCCCTCTCAGAGACATCTGAGTTTGCACGAAAGTGGGTTCCATTCTGCAAGAAGTACAGCATTGAACCCCGTGCCCCAGAATGGTATTTTGCTCAAAAAGTTGACTATCTGAGAGACAAAGTTGATCCGACATTTGTTAGGGAACGTCGAGCCATTAAG AGGGAGTATGAAGAGTTCAAAGTTCGGATAAATTTGTTGGTCGCAACAGCGCAGAAAGTCCCTGAGGAAGGTTGGACAATGCAGGACGGGACTCCATGGCCTGGAAATAATGTCAGGGATCATCCTGGGATGATTCAG GTTTTCCTTGGTCAAAATGGTGTTCGTGATGTAGAAGGAAATGAATTACCACGTCTGGTTTATGTGTCTCGTGAAAAGAGACCGGGTTTTGATCATCACAAGAAAGCTGGAGCTATGAATTCTCTG GTGCGGGTATCAGCAATCATATCAAATGCTCCTTACATACTGAATGTTGACTGTGATCACTACATAAACAACAGCAAAGCTCTTCGTGAAGCAATGTGCTTCATGATGGACCCCCAGTCAGGAAAGAAGATCTGTTACGTACAGTTTCCTCAAAGATTTGATGGGATTGATCTTCACGATAGATACTCAAATCGCAACGTTGTATTCTTTGAT ATCAATATGAAAGGTTTAGATGGGATCCAAGGACCCATTTACGTTGGAACTGGGTGTGTCTTCCGAAGGCAGGCACTATATGGATTTGATGCTCctaccaagaaaaaaccaccaGGGAAGACCTGTAATTGTTGGCCAAAATGGTGCTGCATGTGTTGTGGATctagaaagaaaaacaagaaatccAAGTCAAAcgataaaaagaagaagaccAAGGATACCTCAAAGCAGATACACGCACTAGAAAATATTCAGGAGGGGATTGAAG GAATAGATAATGAAAAGGCATCCCTGATTCCCCaaataaaatttgagaaaaagTTTGGACAGTCCCCAGTTTTCATTGCTTCGACACTTATGGAAGACGGTGGAGTTCCAAAGGGAACAAGTTCTGCATCACTCTTGAAAGAAGCCATCCACGTCATTAGTTGTGGCTACGAAGATAAATCAGAATGGGGGAAAGAG GTTGGTTGGATCTATGGCTCTGTTACAGAGGATATCCTAACGGGATTCAAGATGCATTGTCATGGCTGGCGATCTGTGTATTGCATGCCCAAGAGGCCTGCATTCAAGGGTTCTGCTCCTATTAACTTGTCAGATCGGCTTCACCAGGTGCTTCGGTGGGCTTTGGGATCCGTTGAAATTTTGTTGAGCAGGCATTGCCCGATTTGGTATGGATATGGGTGTGGTTTGAAATGGTTGGAGCGCTTTTCTTATATAAACTCGGTTGTTTATCCTTTAACATCCATCCCCTTGCTTGCGTACTGTTCCTTGCCGGCCGTCTGTCTCCTTACTGGGAAATTTATTGTCCCTGAG ATTAGCAACTATGCCAGCATCCTTTTTATGGCTCTCTTTTTGTCCATCGCTGCAACGAGCATACTTGAGATGCAGTGGGGACATGTTGGCATCCACGACTGGTGGAGGAATGAACAGTTCTGGGTGATTGGTGGTGCGTCATCACACTTCTTCGCACTCATCCAGGGTCTGCTCAAGGTTTTGGGTGGTGTGAACACAAACTTCACTGTCACATCAAAAGCAGCAGATGATGGAGAGTTTTCCGACCTATACCTCTTCAAGTGGACGTCACTTTTGATCCCGCCCATGACCTTATTGATCATAAACATAATTGGAGTCGTAGTTGGAATTTCAGATGCCATCAACAATGGTTACGAAACATGGGGTCCTCTCTTTGGTAGGCTGTTCTTTGCCATTTGGGTCATCGTCCATCTTTACCCGTTCCTAAAAGGTTTGGTGGGAAGACAAGAGAGACTGCCGACCATCATTGTGGTGTGGTCAATTCTTCTGGCATCCATATTCTCCCTGCTGTGGGTGCGAATCAATCCATTTGTGAATAAGGGTGGCATTGTACTAGAAGTTTGCGGGCTGGATTGTAACTGA